Within the Flavobacterium sp. N502536 genome, the region AGCGTATACATTGGGGCAAATTTAAGCTTCAACCCGGCAATTTTTCGATTGTCTTCACCTGTTAGTCCTTCTTTTTCTACTGTATTTTTTCGACTGTCAAGTGCTTCATACATCAGTTTAATTTCGTCCCAGTCTTCACGAGAGTAACTGTCTTTATTTTTCTCTACCGTATGCACAAACTGTTGGTAAACACTATGAATGTTTTTAGCATTCACCCAGGCAAAACTCATATCTTCTCCAATTTTTCCTTCACCGAATAAAGCATTACGCAATTGCTGTTTCGGACTTGGCGCTGGAGGAGCCAGAATAGTTACCATATTATTTCGAAATTCTTCGTACTTAATCTTACTCGTATTTATTTTCTCTGTCGCGGCACTATTTTCTTTGATATCAGCTAGTGCCAATTGAGCGTTGGCAGCTCTTTTTTCATACTCGGCTTCAACAGCTTTCCAATCGGCTTTTAAATCGTCAGCCTTAACTTTTTTAACGGAGTCGACATAAGTAACATAAGAGTCAATTGTTTTTTCAGCCTGTTCCTGTTTTTCATCTTTACAGGATACAAAACCTAATGCGATTACCGCAATTCCGGATAATAATACTATATTTTTCATAATCTGATCTTTTAAAGTTAGATTTCAAATATAGCCCTAAAAACATTCAAAAAATAAATATTTATAAATATTTTAACATTTAAATTAAAAATAAAACAACAAAATAATATTAAAAATGATAATTATATAAATTTACCTCAAAATTATATAACAAATTTTCAGTCCTTACTCTTTTAATCAAATAGAAACGATGCGACAACTGAATGCATTTGCAGAAACGGCAATTGGTGTAACAAAAATCAATTTCAGGCTACTTATCGTTTATTGAAAAGTGTTTTGTACTTTTAAATCCAAAATTGTAAATCGAAATGGCAAATCCATTAATTAAAATAACCAAGATCAAACGAGATTTTGTGCTAGGCAACGAAATTGTTTATGTTTTGAAAGGAATCAATTTAGAAATCAACAAAGGTGAATATGTGGCTTTAATGGGGCCATCTGGATCCGGAAAATCTACTTTAATGAATCTGTTGGGATGTTTGGACACGCCAACTTCGGGACATTACATTCTGAACGGAAAAGATGTCAGCCAAATGGGAGACGATGAATTGGCGGGAATTCGAAACAAAGAGATTGGCTTTGTATTTCAGACTTTTAATCTGCTGCCGAGAACTACTGCCCTAGACAATGTTGCCTTACCTATGATTTATGCGGGGTACTCAAAGGCTGATCGCACCAAACGTGCCGAAGAAGTTTTAAAACAGGTAAATCTGGCAGACCGAATGGATCATCAGCCGAATCAGTTATCGGGAGGACAACGCCAGCGTGTTGCCATTGCAAGAGCTTTAGTAAACAAACCTTCTATTATTTTGGCCGATGAGCCAACCGGAAACTTAGACAGTAAAACTTCGGTAGAAATCATGAAGCTTTTTGGCGACATTCACGCACAAGGAAATACCGTAATTCTGGTAACTCACGAAGAGGATATTGCCGCTTACGCACATCGCGTGATCCGACTGCGAGACGGTTTGATTGAAAGTGACACCACGAAGTAATTTTAGATTTTAGATTTTTTTCCAAATCTAAAATAAAGCCTCACAATCTCAGTACCTCAGAACCTTAGCCCCTTTAAAAAAATGAAAGTATATACAAAAACAGGAGATAAAGGAACAACCGCTCTTTTTGGTGGTACACGTGTTCCTAAAGATCACATTCGAATTGACAGTTATGGTACTGTCGACGAACTAAACTCTTATATAGGACTTATTCGTGATCAGGAAATGGATGCCCATTATAAAACCATTTTAATCGAAATTCAGGATCGTTTGTTTACCGTTGGTGCGATACTGGCCACTCCGGCAGAAAAAGAAGTATTAAAAAACGGGGAACTTCGCCTCAAAAATCTCGGAATCATTGATAGTGATATCGAATTATTAGAGAATGAAATTGACAAAATGGAAGAAAGTCTTCCACAAATGACTCATTTTGTTTTACCTGGCGGACATCCCACTGTGTCACATTGTCATATAGCTCGTTGTATTTGCCGTCGTGCCGAGCGTTTGGCAGTACATTTAAGCCATAATGAACCCGTTCCTGAAATCGCAATCCGATACTTAAACCGACTTTCTGACTACCTTTTTGTATTGGCACGGAAGTTGACCTCTGATTTAAAGGCGGAGGAAGTAAAATGGATCCCGAGAAAGTAAACTTTCTTAAATTTCTATTTGCAACTCCCGAATTCGAGAGAAATAATTAAAAATTCTGCGGATTTAAATAGTATACAAAGTTCCTCATAGTGGTAATTTCAGGCTCTTTTTGGGGAATTTGGA harbors:
- a CDS encoding DUF6565 domain-containing protein — encoded protein: MKNIVLLSGIAVIALGFVSCKDEKQEQAEKTIDSYVTYVDSVKKVKADDLKADWKAVEAEYEKRAANAQLALADIKENSAATEKINTSKIKYEEFRNNMVTILAPPAPSPKQQLRNALFGEGKIGEDMSFAWVNAKNIHSVYQQFVHTVEKNKDSYSREDWDEIKLMYEALDSRKNTVEKEGLTGEDNRKIAGLKLKFAPMYTLNRMGAKSEETAAAKK
- a CDS encoding ABC transporter ATP-binding protein; translation: MANPLIKITKIKRDFVLGNEIVYVLKGINLEINKGEYVALMGPSGSGKSTLMNLLGCLDTPTSGHYILNGKDVSQMGDDELAGIRNKEIGFVFQTFNLLPRTTALDNVALPMIYAGYSKADRTKRAEEVLKQVNLADRMDHQPNQLSGGQRQRVAIARALVNKPSIILADEPTGNLDSKTSVEIMKLFGDIHAQGNTVILVTHEEDIAAYAHRVIRLRDGLIESDTTK
- a CDS encoding cob(I)yrinic acid a,c-diamide adenosyltransferase produces the protein MKVYTKTGDKGTTALFGGTRVPKDHIRIDSYGTVDELNSYIGLIRDQEMDAHYKTILIEIQDRLFTVGAILATPAEKEVLKNGELRLKNLGIIDSDIELLENEIDKMEESLPQMTHFVLPGGHPTVSHCHIARCICRRAERLAVHLSHNEPVPEIAIRYLNRLSDYLFVLARKLTSDLKAEEVKWIPRK